A window of the Gossypium hirsutum isolate 1008001.06 chromosome A03, Gossypium_hirsutum_v2.1, whole genome shotgun sequence genome harbors these coding sequences:
- the LOC107888019 gene encoding transcription factor ILI6: MSSRRSRSRQSSGSRITDDQIYDLVSKLQQLLPEVRNRHSDKVSAAKVLQETCNYIRSLHREVDDISERLSELLATTDSAQAAVIRSLLMQ, translated from the exons ATGTCTAGCAGAAGGTCAAGATCAAGGCAATCAAGTGGTTCAAGAATAACTGATGATCAGATCTATGATCTTGTTTCCAAATTGCAGCAACTTCTCCCTGAGGTTCGAAACAGGCACTCTGATAAG GTATCAGCTGCAAAAGTGTTACAAGAGACTTGCAACTACATAAGAAGCTTGCATAGAGAAGTGGATGATATTAGTGAGAGATTATCGGAGTTACTAGCAACAACCGACAGTGCCCAAGCTGCCGTCATCCGTAGTTTGCTTATGCAATAG